A single window of Flavobacterium sp. 140616W15 DNA harbors:
- a CDS encoding PQQ-binding-like beta-propeller repeat protein produces MKHSLSIILLLFIIASGFSQKTEKSENIKFVQLTDLHVSVGNENDFLLQNIIKEINNSDNEFVVVTGDLTNRGADDELKQVHSILGNLKIPYYVISGNHETNWSESAGLTYKKIWGDDRFVFSKGDYLFIGFPCGPYMKMGDGFVKHEDVLWLDKTLKDSLKNSNKKVLNFAHYPLDNSVSNYKEVLSVLEKYPTVASFCGHGHTLKKYDFSGLSGIMGASITSRDGKTRSYNEVIINNDSISIYQKEIAKQGVFKFSVPTKPSKIEIPKDNLETNFSPFIKDIASVYSVPCFDKKSLYFTNSIGEIQSINLKNKVLNWKTETGNAIYFSPIIVKNILVIGTIEGNLLGFDAASGKQKWNIPVGGVLVGSPIAENNKIYTASSTAFICIDAVSGKVIWKNNLPQSYSQGTPLIQDDKIIFGAWDTNLYCLNKITGELIWKWNNGNEKQVLYSAGNINVVSSKNRLYFVTPERFLTILELQTGKTLLRTSKWKVRESMGKSQDGKWFYAKTMNGELLRLPLNDNLELTEENLINQSKVLDLKLGYEHNPAPIFENNNKIYIGSRKGEVVIVDAGKFEILKQINLGSSSINGFSIDDQGRVWTSLIEGGIYLLE; encoded by the coding sequence ATGAAACATTCACTTTCCATAATATTATTGCTTTTTATAATTGCATCAGGGTTTTCTCAAAAGACAGAAAAATCAGAAAATATTAAGTTTGTACAACTTACAGATTTGCATGTTTCAGTGGGGAACGAAAATGATTTTTTACTGCAAAATATTATAAAAGAAATTAATAATTCGGATAATGAATTTGTTGTAGTAACGGGGGATTTAACAAATCGTGGTGCAGATGATGAACTAAAACAAGTACATTCTATTTTGGGCAATTTAAAAATTCCGTATTATGTAATTTCTGGAAATCATGAAACAAATTGGAGCGAAAGTGCTGGTTTGACTTATAAAAAAATATGGGGCGACGATCGATTTGTTTTCTCAAAAGGAGATTACCTTTTTATCGGATTTCCGTGTGGACCATATATGAAAATGGGAGATGGTTTTGTAAAACACGAAGATGTTCTTTGGTTAGATAAAACACTAAAAGACAGTCTTAAAAATAGCAATAAAAAAGTTCTGAATTTCGCTCATTATCCACTAGATAATAGTGTTAGTAATTATAAAGAAGTTCTTTCAGTTTTAGAAAAATACCCAACAGTTGCAAGTTTCTGTGGTCATGGACATACCTTAAAAAAATATGATTTTTCAGGATTGAGTGGTATCATGGGAGCATCTATTACTTCTCGCGATGGTAAAACAAGAAGTTATAACGAGGTAATCATCAATAACGATAGTATTAGTATTTATCAGAAAGAGATAGCAAAACAAGGTGTTTTTAAATTTTCAGTTCCTACTAAACCTTCAAAAATTGAAATTCCAAAAGATAATTTAGAAACTAATTTCTCTCCATTCATAAAAGATATTGCATCAGTTTATAGTGTTCCATGTTTTGATAAAAAAAGTCTTTATTTTACTAATTCTATTGGTGAGATACAATCGATTAATTTGAAAAATAAAGTGCTGAATTGGAAAACAGAAACAGGAAACGCGATCTATTTCTCACCAATTATTGTAAAAAATATTCTTGTTATTGGTACGATAGAAGGAAACTTGTTAGGATTTGATGCAGCGTCTGGTAAACAAAAATGGAACATACCAGTTGGCGGAGTATTGGTAGGTTCACCAATTGCAGAAAACAATAAAATTTATACAGCAAGTTCAACAGCTTTTATTTGCATAGATGCTGTTAGTGGTAAGGTAATTTGGAAGAATAACTTGCCACAATCGTATTCGCAAGGAACTCCTTTAATACAAGATGATAAAATTATTTTTGGAGCATGGGATACTAATCTTTATTGTCTAAATAAAATTACAGGAGAACTTATTTGGAAATGGAATAATGGAAATGAAAAGCAAGTTTTGTATTCAGCAGGAAATATAAATGTAGTCTCATCAAAAAATAGACTTTATTTTGTGACACCCGAACGATTCTTAACAATTCTAGAACTACAAACAGGCAAAACACTTTTAAGAACCTCCAAATGGAAAGTTAGAGAATCGATGGGGAAAAGTCAAGATGGAAAGTGGTTTTATGCAAAAACAATGAATGGGGAACTTTTGAGATTGCCCCTTAATGATAATTTAGAATTAACGGAAGAAAATTTGATTAATCAAAGTAAAGTTTTGGACTTAAAGCTTGGATATGAACACAATCCTGCACCAATATTTGAAAACAACAATAAGATATACATAGGAAGCCGAAAGGGAGAAGTTGTTATTGTAGATGCAGGGAAATTTGAGATTCTAAAACAAATTAATTTAGGAAGCTCCAGCATAAATGGATTTTCAATTGATGATCAAGGAAGAGTATGGACATCGCTTATAGAAGGAGGAATATATTTATTAGAGTAA
- a CDS encoding serine hydrolase → MKKIGVRIVPVFLILLGISCHSLKNTKEPFDTNRNEAYIDSMVNNALQKGFFPGAQIIVGSKDSVFVLKNYGYHDYSKTELVKTNDVYDLASMSKVLGATLVAMHLVGEDKISLEDKLGDVVGVYKNTAIEDLTLFELLTHTTGLKSGIVFYQSLLSTSNGLPLLSSQQSEDYTDSFDNMHVNNNIIYDAKYLTFEPKDNYIQIYKNMWLNPEFYKTVYDKIALASTNPRGNYLYSDLNLILAQQMMEAKTGLKLDELAKEIYSELGILKIGYNPLKWTSEQDIIPTEVDNFFRKDTIKGYVHDEAAAILGGVSGNAGLFANATSISVICQMLLNKGKYQGKQILKAKVVATFTKSPLAKKGIYRGLGFDKRKPDEFYEKNNFGHTGFTGTFFFLNPNNDRFLIILTNRVNPTRTNKLMYKDDFSPKIWKQINN, encoded by the coding sequence ATGAAGAAAATAGGAGTTAGAATCGTACCTGTTTTTTTGATCCTTTTAGGGATTAGTTGCCATTCCCTAAAAAACACAAAAGAGCCTTTTGATACAAACCGAAATGAAGCTTACATTGATTCAATGGTGAATAATGCACTTCAAAAAGGATTTTTCCCAGGAGCACAAATTATTGTAGGAAGCAAAGACTCAGTCTTTGTATTGAAAAATTATGGATATCATGATTATTCAAAAACTGAATTAGTAAAAACAAATGATGTGTACGATCTAGCTTCTATGTCTAAAGTTTTGGGTGCAACTTTAGTAGCAATGCATTTAGTTGGAGAAGATAAAATAAGCTTAGAAGACAAACTGGGAGATGTAGTTGGCGTGTATAAAAATACTGCTATTGAAGATTTAACTCTTTTTGAATTGTTGACGCATACTACGGGGTTAAAATCAGGGATTGTTTTTTATCAAAGCTTGCTTTCTACCTCAAACGGATTGCCGTTGTTGAGTAGTCAGCAATCAGAGGATTATACAGACTCATTTGATAATATGCATGTAAATAATAATATTATTTACGATGCTAAGTATTTGACATTTGAACCCAAGGATAATTATATTCAGATTTATAAAAATATGTGGTTGAATCCCGAATTCTATAAAACAGTTTATGATAAAATAGCTTTGGCGAGTACGAATCCTAGAGGTAATTATTTATACAGCGATTTAAATTTGATTCTTGCACAACAGATGATGGAAGCAAAAACAGGTTTGAAGCTTGACGAATTGGCAAAAGAGATTTACAGCGAATTAGGTATTTTAAAAATTGGATATAATCCTCTAAAATGGACTTCAGAACAAGATATTATTCCAACAGAAGTTGATAATTTTTTCAGAAAGGATACGATTAAAGGATATGTGCATGATGAGGCAGCAGCCATTTTAGGAGGAGTTTCGGGAAATGCAGGGTTGTTTGCAAATGCAACATCAATCTCGGTAATATGCCAAATGTTGCTTAATAAAGGAAAGTATCAGGGAAAGCAAATTTTAAAAGCAAAGGTAGTTGCCACGTTTACAAAATCACCTCTTGCTAAAAAGGGAATTTATCGAGGACTTGGTTTTGATAAACGAAAACCAGATGAGTTTTATGAGAAAAACAATTTTGGGCATACAGGATTTACAGGAACGTTTTTCTTTTTAAATCCCAATAATGATAGGTTTTTGATTATCCTTACCAATCGCGTAAATCCTACCAGAACCAATAAATTAATGTATAAAGATGATTTTAGCCCGAAGATCTGGAAACAAATAAATAATTAA
- a CDS encoding FAD-binding and (Fe-S)-binding domain-containing protein — MSDSLQLQHLSDSLEGTLFYDELHKKIYATDASAYRIMPVAVAVPKTEEDIVKIIRFAAKNKISITPRTAGTSLAGQTVGNGIIVDVSKHFTKIVAFDPIKKTVTVQPGVIRDELNLYLKPHGLFFGPNTSTTNRCMIGGMVGNNSSGTTSIRYGVTRDKIIEIKAILSDGSTVVFKEMSSAEFIEKTKGDSLESKIYKAIYEELSNKENQEEIVKEFPKPEIHRRNTGYAIDLLLKSELFSGTENKINLGKLLCGSEGTLAFTTEITLKVDDLPPTNNVMVVAHFHTIQESLEAVVTAMKHHLYTCEMMDDTILDCTKTNREQAKNRFFIVGEPKAVIMLEVGSHHSMEDAELQADALIKDLEENNFGYALPKIYGADIDKINELRKAGLGLLGSIVGDDKAADSIEDTAVELSDLPNYIADFSAMMESHGQSAIYYAHAGAGEIHLRPVLNLKTKEGLHQFRNIATEVAILVKKYRGSLSGEHGDGIVRGEFLPFMIGEKNYELLKRIKSAFDPDTILNVGKIVNAFKMDENLRVEAGRVEPDIKTIQDFSDSMGILRAAEKCNGSGDCRKLPSAGGTLCPSYRATRNEKDTTRARANALREYLTHSEKDNKFDHEELYKVFELCVSCKACASECPSNVDVATLKSEFLYQYQKANGFSVRNKIFAFNSKLNKLGSIAPSMTNFVANLALVKKSMGIASQRQVPLLAPTTFRKWYEKNKKIAGSNSFTNGKVYLFCDEFTNYYDVSVGIDAYELLTGLGYEVIVIDHEESGRAFISKGFLEEAQDIANKNVGIFKDLISENTPLIGIEPSAILTFRDEYIRLAKDKESAEKLSKNTFTIEEFFKKEIATGKIHSGQFSDVEKTIKIHGHCHQKSLSTVEASFAMLNVPKNSSVTIYNSGCCGMAGSFGYEKEHYEISMQMGEDTLFPKIRSTEATTAIAAAGTSCRHQIFDGTNRKAMHPVTILRDCLK, encoded by the coding sequence ATGTCCGATTCTCTTCAATTACAACACTTATCCGATTCATTAGAAGGAACTCTTTTTTATGATGAGCTTCATAAAAAAATATATGCTACTGATGCTTCTGCTTATAGAATAATGCCAGTAGCAGTAGCAGTTCCAAAGACAGAAGAAGATATTGTTAAAATTATTCGCTTTGCAGCAAAAAATAAAATTTCGATAACCCCTAGGACAGCAGGAACTTCTTTGGCTGGACAAACGGTGGGTAACGGAATAATTGTAGATGTTTCTAAGCATTTTACCAAAATTGTAGCATTTGATCCTATAAAAAAAACGGTAACAGTTCAACCTGGAGTAATTCGAGATGAACTGAATTTGTATTTAAAGCCGCATGGTTTATTTTTTGGGCCCAACACATCGACAACAAATCGATGCATGATTGGAGGAATGGTAGGAAATAATTCATCTGGAACGACATCTATACGATATGGAGTTACCCGAGATAAAATAATCGAGATAAAGGCTATTTTAAGTGATGGCAGTACTGTTGTATTCAAAGAAATGTCTTCAGCAGAATTTATAGAGAAGACAAAAGGGGATTCGCTTGAAAGTAAAATTTACAAAGCAATTTACGAGGAACTTTCAAATAAAGAAAATCAGGAAGAGATTGTAAAAGAATTTCCAAAGCCAGAAATTCACCGAAGAAATACAGGCTATGCGATTGATTTATTATTAAAATCGGAGCTCTTCTCAGGGACAGAAAACAAAATAAATTTAGGAAAATTACTTTGTGGAAGCGAAGGAACTTTAGCATTTACCACAGAGATTACATTGAAAGTAGATGATTTGCCACCAACAAATAATGTTATGGTTGTGGCACATTTTCATACTATTCAAGAAAGTTTAGAAGCTGTAGTTACTGCTATGAAGCATCATTTGTACACCTGTGAAATGATGGATGATACGATATTAGATTGTACCAAAACAAATAGAGAACAAGCAAAAAACAGGTTTTTTATTGTAGGAGAACCTAAGGCAGTTATCATGCTCGAAGTAGGATCGCATCATAGTATGGAAGATGCCGAATTACAGGCAGATGCCTTGATAAAAGACCTTGAGGAAAATAATTTTGGGTACGCTTTGCCTAAAATTTATGGAGCCGATATTGATAAAATAAACGAATTACGAAAAGCAGGACTTGGACTTTTAGGAAGTATTGTAGGTGATGATAAAGCAGCTGACTCTATTGAAGATACAGCTGTAGAACTAAGTGATTTGCCTAATTATATCGCTGATTTCTCTGCCATGATGGAAAGTCATGGACAAAGTGCTATTTATTATGCACATGCAGGTGCAGGAGAAATTCACTTGCGTCCAGTTTTAAATTTAAAAACAAAAGAAGGATTACACCAATTTAGAAACATTGCTACCGAAGTGGCTATTTTGGTGAAAAAATATAGAGGTTCATTGAGTGGAGAGCATGGAGACGGAATAGTTCGTGGAGAGTTTTTACCTTTTATGATAGGAGAAAAAAATTATGAATTATTAAAACGAATCAAAAGCGCTTTTGATCCAGATACAATTTTGAATGTTGGAAAAATTGTGAACGCTTTCAAGATGGATGAAAACCTTCGTGTAGAAGCGGGTAGAGTAGAGCCAGATATAAAAACAATTCAGGATTTCTCGGATAGCATGGGGATTTTGCGTGCTGCCGAAAAATGCAATGGTTCAGGTGATTGTAGAAAATTACCTTCAGCGGGAGGAACTTTATGTCCGAGTTATCGAGCTACTAGAAATGAAAAAGATACTACTCGTGCCAGAGCCAATGCGTTGAGAGAATATCTAACTCATTCAGAGAAAGATAATAAATTTGATCACGAAGAATTATATAAGGTATTTGAGTTGTGTGTGAGCTGTAAAGCCTGTGCAAGCGAGTGTCCAAGTAACGTAGATGTAGCGACTTTAAAATCGGAGTTTTTATACCAATATCAAAAAGCAAATGGATTTTCTGTCCGAAATAAAATATTTGCTTTCAATTCAAAACTTAATAAACTCGGGAGTATAGCACCGTCTATGACTAATTTTGTAGCCAATCTAGCTTTGGTTAAAAAAAGTATGGGAATTGCATCCCAAAGACAGGTTCCATTATTAGCGCCAACGACTTTTAGAAAATGGTACGAAAAAAATAAAAAAATAGCAGGAAGCAATTCTTTTACAAACGGAAAAGTCTATCTTTTTTGCGATGAGTTTACCAATTATTATGATGTTTCAGTTGGGATAGATGCCTATGAATTACTGACAGGATTAGGTTATGAAGTGATTGTAATAGATCACGAGGAAAGCGGAAGAGCTTTTATATCAAAAGGATTCTTGGAAGAAGCACAAGATATAGCCAATAAAAACGTGGGTATCTTCAAGGATTTAATTTCAGAAAACACACCGTTGATAGGAATTGAACCCTCAGCAATATTAACTTTTAGAGACGAATACATTCGATTGGCAAAAGACAAAGAAAGCGCTGAAAAATTATCGAAAAATACATTTACTATCGAAGAGTTCTTTAAGAAAGAAATTGCAACAGGAAAAATCCATTCTGGACAATTTTCGGATGTAGAGAAAACAATTAAAATTCACGGACATTGTCATCAAAAATCATTGAGTACTGTTGAAGCTTCATTTGCAATGCTAAACGTACCTAAAAATAGTTCAGTTACCATTTATAATTCAGGTTGTTGTGGTATGGCAGGTTCCTTTGGATATGAAAAAGAGCATTACGAAATCAGTATGCAAATGGGTGAAGATACTTTGTTCCCAAAGATACGTTCAACCGAAGCAACAACTGCAATTGCAGCTGCAGGAACGAGTTGCCGCCATCAGATTTTTGACGGAACCAATAGAAAAGCAATGCATCCAGTGACGATTTTGAGGGATTGTTTGAAATAA
- a CDS encoding alpha/beta hydrolase family protein, whose product MKKTIYIALLVFAFFSAKAAKIDTIQVFSTSMNKNIKTCVIVPDNYKKSKKKLPVVYLLHGYSGNYATWVKSFKEVGQLVDKYGFIVIGVDGNFSSWYFDSPIDTTFKYETYVIDELVPFIDKNYKTITSREGRAISGLSMGGHGALYLSFKHQEVFGAAGSMSGGVDFRPFPEKWDIKKRLGSITEFPENWEKNTVVNMLELVESNKLNLIIDCGVDDFFIDVNRELHTKMLSLKINHDYIERPGKHNIEYWENSLKFQLLFFNNFFNSSVK is encoded by the coding sequence ATGAAAAAAACAATCTATATAGCTCTCTTAGTTTTCGCATTTTTTTCTGCCAAAGCAGCCAAGATTGATACTATACAAGTGTTTAGTACTTCGATGAATAAAAATATAAAGACGTGTGTAATAGTTCCTGATAATTATAAAAAAAGCAAGAAGAAATTACCAGTAGTTTATCTGCTTCATGGGTATAGCGGAAATTATGCAACTTGGGTAAAAAGTTTTAAAGAGGTTGGGCAACTGGTTGATAAATATGGATTTATAGTAATAGGCGTTGATGGAAATTTTTCAAGCTGGTATTTTGATAGTCCGATTGACACAACTTTTAAATATGAAACTTATGTCATTGATGAGCTAGTTCCTTTCATAGACAAAAATTACAAAACGATTACAAGTCGTGAAGGCCGTGCTATATCAGGTCTTAGCATGGGCGGACATGGCGCATTGTATCTTTCGTTTAAGCATCAAGAAGTGTTTGGAGCTGCAGGGAGTATGAGCGGAGGAGTAGATTTTCGTCCATTTCCTGAAAAATGGGATATAAAAAAACGATTGGGTTCTATAACAGAATTTCCTGAAAATTGGGAAAAGAACACAGTGGTAAATATGCTGGAATTAGTAGAAAGTAATAAGCTAAATCTTATTATTGATTGTGGTGTTGATGATTTTTTTATTGACGTAAACAGAGAACTTCATACAAAGATGCTCAGTCTAAAAATAAATCATGACTATATAGAACGTCCAGGGAAACATAATATTGAATATTGGGAAAACTCCTTAAAATTTCAATTACTGTTTTTTAATAATTTTTTTAATAGTTCTGTGAAATAA
- a CDS encoding beta-N-acetylhexosaminidase: MKKNMLLIAVFLSSLNVLQAQKLDIIPQPVKIEQKEGTFVIPSSVQIVVDKKIQKSADYIGSNFLKNTGIKPIVSIGKGNKRDGISFLVDEKINLPNDGYELSVTKKGVLIKGKSTNGVINGLQTLLQICSAKEVKKGTIPFVKIEDYPRFEWRGMMLDVSRQFFDKETVKNYIDWLAAHKMNVFHWHLTDDNGWRAEIKSMPDLTLKGAWRGPGEVLLPSYGSGNKRYGGYYTQADMKEVVAYAAARGISIMPEIEIPGHSRAVTAAYPEIGCVTTQETKSVQGEVKNVWCVGREENYQILDSIIREVSEIFPFDYIHVAGDEVNRANWEHCPKCQALMTKEGFTDSFQLQNYFFRRVQTIVDKYHKKTNGWNEILKGGEINPNTLISAWQGINYGIESAKRGYETIMMPGQYLYFDMAQSENERGHRWAAITDTKRAYSFEPIPDSDLTPEQQKLIKGVQGALWSEYLDRPTRFMEYQSYPRISALSEIGWSKKEYKNWDDFYSRLTNSHLQRLANMGIAFRDFPPTAIYKSGNITVTPPYEGAVVRYDAQGNEPTRQSPLYTNPIQTKEYEQYQFRTFFNDDTASPAVKVEKLPVATWTTSKVETLTISEDISENIDKKGIWYLTFNPIADGTNNGVIRAVSLFENDKLIQTYSEDRGLKSKPRLRFVIDNYNDKNTYRLEFTVENKEAKESAAKVNFNCSPYIEPEVKVTSSMVENPKFPFTRLEDYNIESYLRTDAPCANGDWILYTFTNPVTSSKIDVLTGIPHHPRFIINDGHVEYSYNGIDFEKGDSFDYGNASIYPKQPVKAVKIVITGTNNEPIMAGQDLRIYP, encoded by the coding sequence ATGAAAAAAAACATGCTACTAATTGCCGTTTTCTTGAGTTCCTTGAATGTATTACAAGCTCAGAAACTGGATATAATTCCGCAGCCAGTAAAAATAGAACAGAAAGAAGGAACATTTGTAATTCCATCATCGGTACAAATTGTTGTAGATAAAAAAATACAAAAGAGTGCAGATTATATAGGAAGTAATTTTCTTAAAAATACAGGAATTAAACCGATTGTTTCTATTGGGAAAGGTAATAAAAGAGACGGAATATCATTTTTAGTAGATGAAAAAATAAATCTTCCTAATGACGGTTATGAATTGAGCGTAACTAAAAAAGGAGTTCTCATAAAAGGAAAATCCACAAATGGAGTCATAAATGGACTTCAAACTTTATTGCAGATTTGTTCAGCCAAAGAGGTGAAAAAAGGAACAATACCATTTGTGAAAATAGAAGATTATCCTCGTTTTGAATGGCGAGGAATGATGCTTGATGTATCAAGACAGTTTTTTGATAAGGAAACAGTTAAGAACTACATTGACTGGTTGGCAGCACATAAGATGAATGTTTTTCATTGGCATCTTACTGATGATAATGGTTGGAGAGCCGAAATTAAATCAATGCCAGATTTAACTTTAAAAGGAGCTTGGAGAGGACCAGGCGAAGTATTGTTGCCATCGTACGGTTCAGGAAACAAACGTTATGGCGGTTATTATACCCAAGCCGATATGAAAGAAGTTGTGGCGTATGCAGCAGCTCGTGGAATCTCAATTATGCCAGAAATTGAAATCCCTGGACATTCTCGTGCAGTAACAGCAGCGTATCCAGAAATAGGATGTGTTACAACTCAGGAAACAAAAAGTGTTCAGGGAGAAGTAAAAAATGTATGGTGTGTAGGACGCGAAGAAAACTATCAAATTTTAGATTCTATTATTAGGGAGGTCTCAGAAATATTTCCTTTTGATTATATTCATGTTGCAGGAGATGAGGTAAACAGAGCCAATTGGGAACATTGCCCAAAATGCCAGGCTTTGATGACGAAAGAAGGATTTACAGATAGTTTTCAGCTTCAGAATTATTTCTTTAGAAGAGTTCAAACCATTGTCGATAAATATCATAAAAAAACAAATGGCTGGAATGAAATTTTAAAAGGTGGAGAGATAAATCCAAATACTTTAATTAGTGCTTGGCAAGGAATAAACTACGGAATCGAATCGGCTAAAAGAGGTTATGAAACCATTATGATGCCCGGACAATATTTATATTTTGATATGGCACAATCGGAAAACGAGCGAGGTCATCGCTGGGCTGCAATCACAGACACAAAAAGAGCTTATTCATTCGAGCCAATTCCAGATAGTGACTTAACTCCTGAGCAGCAAAAATTGATAAAAGGAGTACAAGGAGCTTTGTGGAGCGAATATCTTGATCGTCCGACACGATTTATGGAATATCAAAGTTACCCAAGAATTAGTGCTTTGTCAGAAATAGGATGGTCTAAAAAGGAATACAAAAACTGGGATGATTTTTATAGCAGGTTAACCAATAGTCATTTACAACGTTTGGCCAATATGGGAATTGCTTTTAGAGATTTTCCACCTACAGCAATTTATAAAAGTGGAAATATTACAGTAACACCACCTTATGAAGGAGCGGTTGTACGTTATGATGCGCAAGGAAACGAGCCTACAAGACAATCACCATTGTATACAAATCCAATTCAAACAAAAGAATATGAGCAATACCAATTTCGTACTTTTTTTAATGACGATACAGCAAGTCCAGCAGTAAAAGTAGAGAAACTACCAGTAGCAACTTGGACTACTTCAAAAGTGGAAACCTTAACTATTTCAGAGGATATTTCGGAGAATATTGACAAAAAAGGAATTTGGTATTTAACTTTTAACCCAATAGCTGATGGAACAAATAATGGGGTAATAAGAGCAGTTTCGCTTTTTGAAAACGATAAATTAATACAAACGTATTCTGAAGATAGAGGATTAAAATCAAAACCTCGTTTGCGATTTGTGATTGATAATTATAATGATAAAAACACATATCGTTTAGAGTTTACCGTTGAAAATAAAGAAGCAAAAGAATCTGCTGCAAAAGTAAATTTCAATTGCTCACCTTATATAGAACCTGAGGTAAAAGTAACCTCATCTATGGTTGAAAACCCGAAATTTCCATTCACAAGATTAGAAGATTATAATATAGAAAGCTATTTGCGTACAGATGCTCCGTGTGCAAATGGAGACTGGATTTTATACACTTTTACTAATCCAGTTACTTCTTCTAAAATTGATGTATTGACAGGGATTCCGCATCATCCTAGATTTATTATCAACGATGGGCATGTAGAATATTCGTATAACGGTATTGATTTTGAAAAAGGGGATAGTTTTGATTATGGAAATGCTTCCATATATCCAAAGCAACCTGTAAAAGCTGTGAAGATTGTGATTACAGGAACAAATAATGAGCCTATTATGGCAGGTCAGGATTTAAGAATTTATCCTTAA
- a CDS encoding glycoside hydrolase family 10 protein → MKTLKILILVLLIQANLFGQQPAKREMRAAWISTVDNIDWPSKPGLSDKEMKAEMITILDNLRSYNLNTVVFQIRPTADAYYKSTKEPASHWITGTQGVAPGFDPLQLMIDEAGKRGMSVHVWLNPYRVQKDTTKDVLSKTHLYFKKPELFLTYGKTRYFNPGYKETRDFVASVVGEIVRNYDIQAIHMDDYFYPYKIEGKEFPDQVAFAKEPRQFKDKDDWRRDNVDLIIKQIRDTIIANKPEVEFGISPFGVWRNIARDSQGSNTMAGATNYDDLYANILKWQKENWIDYVTPQLYWHIGFDRANFEVLAKWWAEHKYGANVYIGHGEYKISKTSKEVEWRSPDQIVKQIEMIRALPLIDGSMHFTANVFKRMGDTLRKPIIEKQYKYIALTPEANRITRIKPEPPISASITQRGEKGQLTWKAGLNNKKFVIYRFPKGKITDFSNPENIYYVTTATKLEIPNANFENYIYAITALSTTQTESIPIQF, encoded by the coding sequence ATGAAAACCTTAAAAATTTTAATTCTAGTATTGCTGATTCAAGCCAATCTTTTTGGACAACAACCAGCAAAAAGAGAAATGCGGGCCGCTTGGATATCTACCGTCGATAATATAGATTGGCCATCAAAACCAGGGCTTTCAGATAAAGAAATGAAAGCTGAAATGATAACAATTTTAGATAATTTACGATCATATAATCTAAATACAGTAGTTTTTCAAATTCGTCCTACGGCCGATGCTTATTATAAATCTACAAAAGAGCCAGCGTCACATTGGATAACTGGAACGCAAGGAGTGGCACCCGGGTTTGATCCGTTACAGTTAATGATAGATGAAGCAGGAAAAAGAGGGATGAGTGTTCACGTTTGGCTAAATCCATATCGTGTACAGAAAGACACAACCAAGGATGTACTTTCCAAAACACATTTGTATTTTAAGAAACCAGAGTTATTCCTTACTTACGGAAAAACTAGATATTTTAATCCCGGTTACAAAGAAACCAGAGATTTTGTAGCTTCAGTAGTGGGCGAAATAGTTCGAAATTATGATATTCAGGCGATACATATGGATGATTATTTTTATCCATATAAAATTGAAGGAAAAGAATTCCCAGACCAAGTTGCATTTGCCAAAGAACCTCGACAATTTAAAGACAAAGACGATTGGAGAAGAGACAATGTCGATTTAATAATCAAGCAAATAAGAGATACAATAATTGCAAATAAACCAGAGGTCGAATTTGGAATTTCACCTTTTGGGGTATGGCGAAATATAGCAAGAGATTCACAAGGATCAAATACTATGGCAGGAGCAACAAATTATGATGATTTGTATGCTAATATCTTAAAATGGCAGAAAGAAAATTGGATAGACTATGTAACACCTCAACTGTATTGGCACATTGGTTTTGATAGAGCAAATTTTGAAGTTTTAGCAAAATGGTGGGCAGAACACAAATATGGAGCAAATGTGTATATCGGTCATGGAGAGTATAAGATTTCCAAAACATCAAAAGAAGTAGAATGGAGAAGTCCTGATCAAATTGTAAAACAAATAGAAATGATTAGAGCCTTACCATTGATAGATGGTTCTATGCATTTTACGGCAAATGTATTTAAAAGGATGGGAGATACACTTAGAAAACCTATTATCGAAAAACAATATAAATATATCGCATTAACACCCGAAGCAAATAGAATCACAAGAATAAAACCAGAACCGCCAATAAGTGCTTCGATTACTCAAAGAGGAGAAAAAGGACAGCTTACTTGGAAGGCAGGATTAAACAATAAAAAATTTGTGATTTATAGATTTCCTAAAGGAAAAATAACCGATTTCTCTAATCCAGAGAATATTTACTACGTAACCACAGCTACAAAATTAGAAATACCAAATGCTAATTTTGAAAACTATATCTATGCTATTACCGCTTTGAGTACCACACAAACGGAAAGCATTCCAATACAATTTTAA